GTCCATCATCGCGCCCGCGTGGGGCGCGATCGCCCGTCCGGCGGCGACCCGCGGCGAGAACCGGAAGAGGTCGTTCGCGCGCTCGGGGTCGTCGGGGAAGAGGCGGACCGCCGCCCCGCTGCGCCCGAGCGTGCCCGTCACGCAGACCGTCTCGCCGGGCGTCGCCCCGGAGCGGCGGACGGGGGTCGCCGTCTCGCCGAGCGCGGTGGTGGCGACGGTGAACTCCTCGTGACCGTCGAGGTCGCCGCCGACGTACTCCGCGCCGGCGTCGTCGCAGACGTCGCGCGCGCCCCGGAGGAACGCGGAGAGTGCCTCGGGGTCGAACTCGGGAGCGCCGTAGACGGCGACGGCCGCGGTCGCCCGGGCACCCATCGCCGCCACGTCGGAGAGCGACGCGCCGACGGCGCGCCAGCCGGCGGTGTAGCGGGTCGTCCCGTCGGGGAAGTCGGTCGTCTCGTGGAGCATGTCGGTCGTGATCACGAGCGAGTCGACGACCGCGGCGTCGTCGCCTGCGGCGGGGAGCGTCTCGTCGATGAGCGCGAGCGCGGCGCGTTCGTCCATGTCACCGGTACTCGTCGGGGGGCGAAAACGCGTTCCGGTTCGGTGGCTTGAATAAGCGTTCCCCCGCGATGGAGGTATGAACGTCAACCTGCGGGCGACGGTCCTCGGGTTCCTCGCCGCGTTGGCGGTCCTCCTCCTCACGTTCGGCTTCGTCGGCCTCGGACCGATCGTGAACGCCGTGTCCATGGCCGATCCCCGCGTCGTCGCGCTCCTCCCGCTCGTCGCCGCCGCGTGGCTGCTGGCGTGGGGGCTATCGCTCCGGGTAGTCCTGGCCGTCATCGGGACGCCGGTCCGGGCGACGACCGCGGTGCTGGTCTACCTCGCGGCGACGTTCGCCAACAACGTCACGCCGTTCGGACAGGCCGGCGGCGAACCCATCACCGCCTACCTCATCGCGGACGTCACCGAGAACGAGTACGAGACGGGGCTGGCGGCCATCGCGAGCGTCGACGCCCTCAACTTCGTCCCGTCGCTCTCGTTCGCGGCCATCGGCATCGCCTACTTCGCGGCGACGGCGGCGCTCGGCCGCCACCTGCGGGCCGCCGCCGTCTCGCTCGCGCTCATCGCGACGGCCCTCGCGGCCGGACTCGTCCTCGGCTGGCGGTACCGGAACGAGGTGAGAGACGGCCTGACCGACGTTCTCACCCCCGTCTCGAGGGCGTTCGCCCGGCTGATCCCGGGGCGGACCGCGCCGAGTCGATACACCGTCTACGCCCGCGTCGACGGGTTCTTCGTCGCCGTCGAACGCGTCGCCGGTGACCGCGAGAACCTGCTGCTCGCGCTCGGGTTCGCCACCCTCGGGTGGCTCGCCCTCTCGACGTCCCTGTGGCTCTCGATCTACGCCCTCTCGTCCGCCGAGCCGGTGGCGTTCGCGGCGACGCTGCTCGTCATTCCTATCGGGAGCATCGCCAGCATCACCCCCCTGCCGGGCGGGCTCGGCGGCATCGAGACGGTGCTCATCACCCTGCTGGTCGCCCTCGGCGTCGATCCCGTCACCGCGGGCGCGGCGGTGCTCGTCCACCGCACCGCGACCTACTGGCTTCCCACCCTCATCGGCGGCCTCGTCACCGTGACCTGGGGCGCGGACGCGCTGTAGCGCCGGGCGCACGTGAACGTACACAAGAACTTTACCGATCGGTGTGTTAGCACGGTTCGTGACGTCGCACCGCCCCGGACTGGCGATCGACGGTCGTTCCCTGCTCGGTCGCGACCGAACGCGCTCCCGGTGGGGGATCGTCGTGGCGGTCGCGCTGTTCGTTCTCTCGTACGTCCTCTGGCGTTTCCCGCGCCTCTCCGAGGCCGCGTACGACCTCGGCGTCGACGTCATCGTCGGCGGGTTCGTCCTCGCGTTCGCGAGCGCCGCGCTCTACGCGTACGCGAACGAGGGAATCGTCGGGTGCTGGCTCCTCGTCTCCCTCCCGGTCCTCGGTGCGACGCTGAATCGCGTCGGGGTCGGCCTCACCTCCGCGACCCCCCTCGAATTGTACGGCCTCGCGGTCGCGATCGCGGTCCTCGCGGGAGTCGCCCTCGGAACCGCCGGGTTCCTCTTCGGGACCGGGCTTCGGCGGCTGGTCGCCGGACGGTAGCGGCGTCGAACGGAGCGGAGGCTATCGCGATCGGGGAACGAAGCGCGTCGGCGGGCCGCGGAGCGTCGTCCGGAGCGCGTAAGTACGATCGACCGTCGATACCAGGACGACATGCCCGGTACCGCGCTCGACGCGCTCGCCCTCTTTCTCCCCGCGGCGGTCGCGCTGATCCTCACGCCGGGGCCGGACACGATGTTCGTCCTCTCGCAGGGGATCGATCGCGGGCGGGCGGCGGGCGTGCGCTCCGCGGCCGGCGTGAGCACCGGCGTGCTGGTCCACGCGACGCTCGCGGCGGTCGGCCTGTCGGTGCTCGTCAGGGAGTCGCCGCTCGCGTACGCGCTCGTGAAGCTCGCCGGGGCCGCGTACCTCGTGTTCCTGGGGATCCGGACGCTCCGAACGCGCGAACGGGTCGAGACCGACGCCGAGACCGGCCGCCCGTACGCCCGGGGCGTGCTGGTGAACGTCCTCAACCCGAAGGTGGCGCTGTTCTTCCTCGCGTTCCTCCCGCAGTTCGCCGTCCCCGCGCTCGGGACGCGAACCTCGCTGTTCGCGCTCGGCGCGACCTACGCCCTCCTCACGCTGTGCTACCTGAGCGCGGTCGCGCTCCTCTCGGGTCGCGCGGGGGAGGTCCTCGACGCGAACGCGGCGCGCCTGCGGGCGGCGAGCGGCGTCGCCCTGCTCGCGCTGGGGGGATGGCTCGCCGTCGAGGGGTGGTCCGCGTGGCTCGTGTGAGCGCCGAGCACGCCGTTCGCGACGAGCCATCGACGTCTTTAAACGGCGCGCGGCGGACGTAGGGGTAATGACGACGTTCTACGACGTCCCGGCCGACGACCTCATCGAGGCCGTCGCCGAGGAACTCGACCTGGACGAACCGGAGTGGGCGACGTTCACGAAGACCGGCGTCTCCCGCGAACTGCCGCCCGAGCAGGAGGACTTCTGGAACGTGCGCGCGGCGAGCCTCCTGCGCCGCGTCGCCATCGACGGCCCCGTCGGGATCGACCGCCTGCGGTCGTTCTACGGCGACGCGAAACAGGGGTCGACGCGATACCGCGTCCGCCCCGACCGCAAGGCGAAGGCCAGCGGGAAGATCATCCGCACCATCCTCCAGCAGCTCGAGGAGGCGGGGTACATCGAGACCGCCGAGGGCGAGGGCCGCCGCGTGACCGGCGAGGGTCGCGCGCTGCTCGACGCCACCGCGAGCGACGTGCTCGAGGAACTCGACCGACCCGAACTGGAACGGTACGCGTAGATCCACGGCGTCACGGTTTTGTGGGATACTCTCCAAGGACCAGCTATGCCCGACGAGGACGAACTAGAGGAACTCCGACGGAAGAAGATGGAACAGCTCCGCGATCAGCAGGGCCAGGGTCAGGGCCAGGAGATGGACGAGGAGGCCATGCGGGCCCAGCAGGAGCAGGCAGAGGCTCAGAAGAAGGCCCTCCTGCGGCAGTACCTCACCGACGGCGCGCGAAAGCGCCTCAACACGGTGAAGATGTCGAAGCCCGAGCGCGGCGAGCAGATCGAACAGCAACTCGTCGCGCTCGCCCAGAGCGGCCGCGTGCAGGGCCAGATCGACGAGGAACAGATGAAGGAACTCCTCCAGGAGCTGACCCCGGACTCGAAGAGCTTCAACATCCGGCGGCGGTAGGCGACCGTCGCTCACCGCTACTCTCACCGCCGCTGGTCGGGCAACCCGCGGCGGGCATCCCTCGACCAGCGCCGGCCAGCGCGACGACACCGCACCGCGCCGCCCCTCCTGCGCTTACCGACCGCTCTCCGCGAACGCCTCGACGATCGCGTCACAGAAGGCGGGCAGGTCGTCGGGGCCCCGACTGGTCACGAGTCCACGGTCGGTGACGACCTCCTCGTCCACCCACTCGCCGCCCGCGTTGCGGACGTCGGTCCGGAGGCTCGGGTAGGAGGTCAGCGTCCGGCCGTCGACCACGCCCGCCTCGACCAGCGTCCAGGGGCCGTGACAGATCACGCCCATCGGCGTCCCCGCGTCGGCGAACCCGCGGACCAGGTCCACCGCATCGTCGTTCGCCCGGAGCTGATCCGCCCCGACCGCGCCTCCGGGGACGATCAGCCCGTCGTAGTCCTCCGGAGAGACCGCAGAGAAGGTCGACTCGACCTCGTACGTCCCGCCCGGCTCGAGGTCGTCGTTGACCGTCTGCACCTCGCCGGTCTCGGCACCGACGACGTCGACGGTCGCGCCGGCGTCCTCGACGACCTGCCTCGGTTCGGTGAACTCGACCTCCTCGGTGCCTCGCGGCGCGAGGAAGACGGCGACCTTCGCCTCGGAGAGCGGTCGGTCAGTCA
The Halomarina pelagica DNA segment above includes these coding regions:
- the thiL gene encoding thiamine-phosphate kinase, which translates into the protein MDERAALALIDETLPAAGDDAAVVDSLVITTDMLHETTDFPDGTTRYTAGWRAVGASLSDVAAMGARATAAVAVYGAPEFDPEALSAFLRGARDVCDDAGAEYVGGDLDGHEEFTVATTALGETATPVRRSGATPGETVCVTGTLGRSGAAVRLFPDDPERANDLFRFSPRVAAGRAIAPHAGAMMDSSDGLARSLHQLSAASDCGFEVGYDALPVDGSVRDVADGPDDERDLAIYFGEDFELVFTTDDPGAAREASPTPVSAIGTVTDASEGVVLDGEVLPDRGFTHN
- a CDS encoding lysylphosphatidylglycerol synthase transmembrane domain-containing protein; its protein translation is MNVNLRATVLGFLAALAVLLLTFGFVGLGPIVNAVSMADPRVVALLPLVAAAWLLAWGLSLRVVLAVIGTPVRATTAVLVYLAATFANNVTPFGQAGGEPITAYLIADVTENEYETGLAAIASVDALNFVPSLSFAAIGIAYFAATAALGRHLRAAAVSLALIATALAAGLVLGWRYRNEVRDGLTDVLTPVSRAFARLIPGRTAPSRYTVYARVDGFFVAVERVAGDRENLLLALGFATLGWLALSTSLWLSIYALSSAEPVAFAATLLVIPIGSIASITPLPGGLGGIETVLITLLVALGVDPVTAGAAVLVHRTATYWLPTLIGGLVTVTWGADAL
- a CDS encoding LysE family translocator — protein: MPGTALDALALFLPAAVALILTPGPDTMFVLSQGIDRGRAAGVRSAAGVSTGVLVHATLAAVGLSVLVRESPLAYALVKLAGAAYLVFLGIRTLRTRERVETDAETGRPYARGVLVNVLNPKVALFFLAFLPQFAVPALGTRTSLFALGATYALLTLCYLSAVALLSGRAGEVLDANAARLRAASGVALLALGGWLAVEGWSAWLV
- a CDS encoding 30S ribosomal protein S19e, coding for MTTFYDVPADDLIEAVAEELDLDEPEWATFTKTGVSRELPPEQEDFWNVRAASLLRRVAIDGPVGIDRLRSFYGDAKQGSTRYRVRPDRKAKASGKIIRTILQQLEEAGYIETAEGEGRRVTGEGRALLDATASDVLEELDRPELERYA
- a CDS encoding DNA-binding protein, whose protein sequence is MPDEDELEELRRKKMEQLRDQQGQGQGQEMDEEAMRAQQEQAEAQKKALLRQYLTDGARKRLNTVKMSKPERGEQIEQQLVALAQSGRVQGQIDEEQMKELLQELTPDSKSFNIRRR
- a CDS encoding type 1 glutamine amidotransferase domain-containing protein, which translates into the protein MTDRPLSEAKVAVFLAPRGTEEVEFTEPRQVVEDAGATVDVVGAETGEVQTVNDDLEPGGTYEVESTFSAVSPEDYDGLIVPGGAVGADQLRANDDAVDLVRGFADAGTPMGVICHGPWTLVEAGVVDGRTLTSYPSLRTDVRNAGGEWVDEEVVTDRGLVTSRGPDDLPAFCDAIVEAFAESGR